In the genome of Bacillus sp. S3, one region contains:
- a CDS encoding YesL family protein: MGNRGFIGGFYQLAEKVMRIAQFQLLWIGLTFCGGIVLGVMPATVGLYTVTRKWIMGNEDNQSYVRLYWTAFRKEFWKANALGLILTTAGFLIYLNFSLIRFSHGFMYWFLLLFVFMLGILFLIILLYLFPVFVHFEGTFTRYISIALLLGLSFPFHTLLLIIGYYVLYILFFTVPGMIPFFSVGLFSCLSMWVSLKVFQRVEGREGEGPVKRQVRFNALFQRNSTPALNNKGDFGSST, from the coding sequence ATGGGAAATAGAGGATTTATAGGGGGATTCTATCAACTGGCTGAGAAAGTCATGAGAATTGCACAGTTCCAATTGCTTTGGATAGGGTTAACATTTTGCGGAGGCATTGTGCTGGGGGTTATGCCCGCAACTGTTGGTCTCTACACGGTAACGCGTAAATGGATCATGGGGAATGAAGATAACCAGTCATATGTCCGTTTGTATTGGACTGCATTTCGGAAGGAGTTTTGGAAGGCAAATGCATTAGGGCTAATTTTGACCACTGCTGGCTTTCTGATTTACTTAAACTTTTCCCTAATCCGTTTCTCTCATGGATTTATGTATTGGTTTCTATTACTCTTTGTTTTCATGCTAGGTATTTTGTTTCTGATTATTCTACTATATCTCTTTCCTGTTTTTGTCCATTTTGAAGGTACATTCACTCGATATATTAGTATTGCATTATTACTGGGCTTATCATTCCCATTTCATACCCTGCTGCTGATCATTGGGTATTATGTGCTGTATATATTATTTTTTACTGTACCTGGAATGATTCCCTTCTTTAGTGTAGGGCTGTTCTCCTGCTTGTCCATGTGGGTATCTTTGAAGGTATTTCAACGTGTGGAAGGAAGAGAGGGAGAAGGTCCTGTCAAAAGACAGGTAAGATTCAATGCATTATTTCAGAGAAATTCAACCCCTGCTTTAAATAATAAAGGCGATTTTGGATCAAGTACTTAA